A genomic window from Plasmodium reichenowi strain SY57 chromosome 6, whole genome shotgun sequence includes:
- a CDS encoding hypothetical protein (conserved Plasmodium protein, unknown function) — translation MKLSCNYLSKLNKKKIKKQNEILNEELRKIEDKWFNDDDEKNNTEENDKLTKRKEMLEFIQKQDEFKNLKKISSDEDDKPPEKKKERIIKNDKDLLKELQKQIKEKKLQKEKLNKENQKREEIETIYLSELEEKQKEEEKNVILRNKESALIIKNQMEENTLRKHEEEKLKIIEGEIMKKRFEKNKIDELEKRKEKISEQKELYSYILESNKKHIEAINEQKKEEKRKDAEYVRYLEEKAKREKEYDEKIKKEKDDKEKEIHEIRMKQKKNVELAAHFDEIQALKWQKETKRKEDEKRIIEEKEKNRKNEELKEARLIAMVEKKKKEDEKIEERKKDAENLREIYERHEKEKKEEEENEKLKKKDYYESLTKLVNLKNKKKIKKKKINNEK, via the exons atgaaattaagttgtaattatttgtctaaattaaataaaaaaaaaataaaaaagcAAAATGAAATACTTAATGAAGAATTACGAAAAATTGAAGAT AAATGGTTTAAcgatgatgatgaaaaaaacaacactgaggaaaatgataaattaaCTAAAAGAAAA gaAATGTTAGAGTTTATACAAAAACAAGatgaatttaaaaatttaaagaaaatttcttctgatgaagatgat AAGCCAccagaaaaaaaaaaggagcgtattattaaaaatgataaagatttattaaaagaattacAAAAGCAAATTAAGGAAAAAAA AttacaaaaagaaaagttAAATAAGGAAAACCAAAAGAGAGAAGAAATCGAAACAATTTATTTATCAGAACTTGAAGAGAAACAAAAGGAGGAAGAgaaaaatgttatattaagaaataaagaaagtgctttaataattaaaaatcAAATGGAGGAAAATACA CTAAGGAAACATGAggaagaaaaattaaaaattatagaaggtgaaattatgaaaaaacgttttgagaaaaataaaatcgatgaattagaaaaaaggaaagaaaaaatatccGAACAGAAAGAACTTTACAGCTACATATTGGAGAGTAATAAAAAGCACATAGAAG ctataaatgaacaaaaGAAAGAGGAAAAGAGAAAAGATGCAGA ATATGTAAGATATTTAGAAGAAAAGGCAAAAAGAGAAAAGGAATAcgatgaaaaaataaaaaaagaaaaagacgataaggaaaaagaaatacaTGAAATAAGGATGAAGCAAAAAAAGAATGTTGAATTGGCTGCTCATTTTGATGAAATACAAGCATTAAA ATGGCAGAAGGAAACCAAGCGTAAAGaagatgaaaaaagaattattgAGGAAAAAGAGAAGAACAGAAAAAACGAAGAATTAAAGGAAGCAAGATTGATAGCAATG gtagaaaaaaagaaaaaggaagatgaaaaaatagAAGAACGTAAGAAGGACGCTGAAAATTTGAGAGAAATATATGAACGTCAT gaaaaggaaaaaaaagaagaagaagaaaatgagaaattaaaaaaaaaggattaTTATGAAAGTTTAACAAAATTAGttaatttgaaaaataaaaaaaaaattaaaaaaaaaaaaattaataatgaaaaataa
- a CDS encoding ATP-dependent RNA helicase HAS1, putative, whose product MDNDNDYTMKNSNDNNLKKTKKNSIIKKKKKKKKKEILENKDDNINNLKNENYRSESEPESESTNDNALLNNIEEDNELSENSENSENNENNKNNENNKNNENNKNNENNENNKNNENTSSEEICDHDKNDKTYTDEIKSNNSDHNNNNSKEHFYSELKFEELNICDALKKGLKELNFVTLTEIQAKCIPHFLSGKDILGAAKTGSGKTLAFLVPSINILYNIKFLPKNGTGVLIISPTRELCLQIYQVCKDLCKYIPQTNGIIIGGMSRNEEKKKFIHGINILIATPGRLLDHMQNTKEFIYKNLICLIIDEADRLLQIGFEEEINLIIKRLPKKRQTALFSATQTTKVESLIRLSLQKPIFIEVTTKIATVERLQQGYALVDEDKRFLLLFTFLKKNMSKKIMVFFNNCMSVQFYNDLLNYIDIPTYCIHGKKKQNKRLKSFHDFSAAKCAILLCTNVAARGLDIPNVNYIIQYDPPDDSKEYIHRVGRTCRGQDSNGSAIIFLMKHELKFLNYLKFYNIPINQFAYDPNKLINIQSHIQSIVTKNFHLHKMAREAFKSYLNGYITYALKDVFDVNNLNLLLTSKNFGLEVPPKVDLNLKLNVKKKKFK is encoded by the exons atggataatgataatgattatacaatgaaaaattcaaatgataataatttgaaaaaaaccaaaaaaaacagtataataaaaaagaaaaaaaagaaaaagaaaaaagagattttagaaaataaagatgataatataaataacttaaaaaatgaaaattatagAAGCGAATCAGAACCAGAAAGTGAAAGTACTAATGACAATGCTTTATTGAACAATATAGAAGAAGATAACGAATTAAGTGAAAATAGCGAAAATAGcgaaaataatgaaaataataaaaataatgaaaataataaaaataatgaaaataataaaaataatgaaaataatgaaaataataaaaataatgaaaatacTTCAAGTGAAGAAATTTGTGACcatgataaaaatgataaaacATACACAGACgaaataaaaagtaataacagtgatcataataataacaattcAAAAGAACACTTTTATAGTGAATTAAAATTtgaagaattaaatatatgtgatgcattaaaaaaaggtttaaaagaattaaattTTGTTACATTAACAGAAATTCAAGCTAAATGCATTCCTCATTTTTTAAGTGGAAAAGATATTTTAGGAGCTGCTAAAACGGGGTCCGGAAAAACATTAGCTTTTCTTGTACCatcaataaatatattatataatataaaatttttacCTAAAAACGGTACAGGtgttttaataatatcacCCACTAGAGAATTGTGTCTTCAGATTTATCAAGTTTGTAAAGatttatgtaaatatataccaCAAACAAATGGAATAATTATTGGTGGTATGAGTAgaaatgaagaaaaaaaaaaatttattcatggaataaatattttaatagCAACACCAGGAAGATTATTAGATCATATGCAAAATACAAAagaatttatttataaaaacttaatatgtttaattATTGATGAAGCTGATAGATTGTTACAAATTGGATTTGAAGAAgaaattaatttaattataaagaggttaccaaaaaaaagacaaaCAGCATTATTTTCAGCAACACAAACTACAAAAGTAGAAAGCTTAATTAGACTTTCTTTACAAAAACCAATATTTATAGAAGTAACTACAAAAATTGCAACCGTTGAAAGATTACAACAAGGATATGCTTTAGTTGATGAAGACAAAAgatttcttttattatttacatttcttaaaaaaaatatgtctaaaaaaattatggtcttttttaataattgCATGTCAGTTCAATTTTACAATGATTTACTTaattatattgatataCCTACATATTGTATAcatggaaaaaaaaaacaaaataaaagattAAAAAGTTTTCATGATTTCTCAGCTGCAAAATGTGCCATCTTATTATGTACAAATGTAGCTGCTAGAGGTCTTGATATACCGAAtgttaattatataatacagTATGATCCACCTGATGATTCCaaagaatatatacataGAGTTGGAAGAACATGTAGAGGACAAGATTCAAATGGATCGGCCATTATATTCCTAATGAAACATGAATTGAAATtcttaaattatttaaagtTTTATAATATACCAATAAATCAATTTGCTTATGACCCAAACAAacttataaatatacaatcCCATATACAATCTATTGTAACCAAAAATTTTCATCTGCACAAGATGGCAAGAGAGGCATTCAAATCATATTTGAAC GGTTATATAACTTATGCATTAAAAGACGTATTCGATGTGAACAACCTGAATCTCCTTTTGACTTCCAAAAATTTTGGCTTAGAAGTTCCACCAAAAGTTGActtaaatttaaaattaaatgtcaaaaaaaaaaaatttaaataa
- a CDS encoding tetratricopeptide repeat protein, putative, whose product MGAFGSKNLEYYNYASMKLLEVENYENDEELYFKEHDIDEIIKKARDIRNFNYKESLDLYFKALKILKKLKDNNNKNKIYKNILEFEIRPQELKNNSIKLNTHCIKHNDYNNKDQLDSNSTLSDEKNICINKQIASLYNEIGDLCCIHDFIDKSLYYYDKACSYNPSKIEYIYKKGVLYQQMNNTEKAIKTFKLILSNDENHIPTLFSLGNLYRYIDNNIALSYFEAILKKEPDNTEVLSLIASCYDNLGKINEAISYQNKAVHIDPDNFNHKKFAQRLIEMTSQN is encoded by the coding sequence atggGTGCATTCGGAAGTAAGAATTTGGAGTATTACAATTATGCTAGCATGAAATTGTTGGAAGTGGAAAATTACGAAAATGATGAGGAACTATATTTTAAGGAACATGATATAGATGAAATAATTAAGAAAGCACGAGACATAagaaattttaattataaagaatctttagatttatattttaaagcattgaaaattttaaaaaagttaaaagataataataataaaaataaaatatataaaaacattttagAATTTGAAATAAGACCAcaagaattaaaaaacaattctataaaattaaatacacattgtataaaacataatgattataataataaggatCAATTAGATTCTAATTCAACTTTATCAGATGAGAAAAACATTTGTattaataaacaaatagcttcattatataatgaaattGGCGACCTTTGTTGTATTCATGATTTTATAGATAaatctttatattattatgataagGCTTGTTCTTATAACCCTTCAAaaattgaatatatatataaaaaaggagTATTATATCAACAAATGAATAATACTGAAAAAGCAATTAAGACATTTAAGCTTATCCTTtcaaatgatgaaaatCATATCCCCactttattttctttaggaaatttatatagatatattgataataatattgcTTTATCATATTTTGAAGCAATACTAAAAAAAGAACCTGATAACACAGAAGTATTATCATTGATTGCTTCATGTTATGATAATTTgggaaaaataaatgaagCTATTTCTTATCAAAATAAAGCGGTTCATATAGATCCTGATAATTTTAATCATAAAAAGTTTGCTCAAAGGCTTATAGAAATGACATCCCAGAATTGA